From Streptomyces sp. Edi4, one genomic window encodes:
- a CDS encoding LysR substrate-binding domain-containing protein, which translates to MELRTLRYFVAVAEELHFGRAATRLHMSQPPLSRAVRQLETSIGARLFDRTPAGVSLTRAGTVLLEEARDLLERAGRAAVRVAVAAGAATLTVGILGDSTDEAATRLAGAYRRRHPGVEVRIRETDLTDPTCGLHAGLVDVALTRGPFDETGLAVRELRADPVGVLLRTDDPLAGRDLLRLADLGDRRWFLFPAGTDPRWQAYWNGGEPREGPVVRGVEECRQAVLWNGTVGITPLSHRPVRGLTEVPLADMAPSRVVAAWNAQDTNPLLRSFVELAAAAYRP; encoded by the coding sequence ATGGAGCTACGTACGCTGCGTTATTTCGTCGCCGTCGCGGAGGAACTCCACTTCGGGCGGGCCGCCACCCGGCTGCACATGAGCCAGCCACCGCTGAGCCGGGCCGTCCGGCAGCTGGAAACCTCCATCGGCGCCCGGCTGTTCGACCGGACACCCGCCGGGGTCTCGCTGACGCGGGCCGGTACGGTCCTGCTCGAGGAGGCGCGCGACCTGCTCGAGCGCGCCGGGCGGGCGGCGGTGCGGGTGGCCGTGGCGGCCGGGGCGGCGACTCTCACGGTGGGCATCCTCGGGGACAGCACCGACGAGGCCGCGACCCGGCTGGCCGGCGCCTATCGCCGGCGCCATCCCGGCGTGGAGGTCCGCATCCGCGAGACCGATCTGACCGATCCCACCTGCGGACTGCACGCCGGCCTCGTGGATGTCGCCCTGACGCGCGGGCCGTTCGACGAGACGGGTCTGGCCGTGCGCGAACTGCGCGCCGATCCGGTGGGCGTCCTGCTGCGTACCGACGATCCGTTGGCGGGCCGTGACCTGCTGCGTCTCGCGGACCTCGGGGACCGCCGCTGGTTCCTGTTCCCGGCGGGGACCGACCCCCGGTGGCAGGCGTACTGGAACGGCGGGGAACCACGTGAAGGGCCTGTGGTGCGCGGCGTCGAGGAGTGCCGGCAGGCCGTGCTCTGGAACGGCACGGTGGGCATCACACCCCTGAGCCACCGTCCGGTGCGGGGGCTCACCGAGGTGCCACTGGCCGACATGGCGCCGAGTCGCGTCGTGGCGGCGTGGAACGCGCAAGACACCAATCCGTTGCTCCGCTCGTTCGTCGAGCTCGCGGCCGCCGCCTACCGCCCCTGA
- a CDS encoding cupin domain-containing protein, translating into MTSHEPKTSSAHTGPAVSVVGPDDGEVIRLGTTRLRIIEDGSRTGHRLGLAESVLAPFTPGPPQHRHAQHDEGFYVLSGTVRFTVGREDYDATAGTFVLVPPGAPHTFANTTGQPAVMLSTFTPDLYVRYFRDLQDMMAGGEAMDHEATLRTMSRYATEPATDFSASPGGGVS; encoded by the coding sequence ATGACTTCCCACGAACCGAAGACCAGCAGCGCGCACACCGGCCCCGCCGTATCGGTGGTCGGCCCGGACGACGGCGAGGTGATCCGGCTCGGTACCACTCGTCTGCGGATCATCGAGGACGGCAGCAGGACCGGACACCGCCTCGGGCTCGCGGAATCCGTCCTCGCACCGTTCACCCCCGGGCCGCCGCAGCACCGGCACGCCCAGCACGACGAGGGGTTCTACGTCCTCTCCGGCACCGTGCGCTTCACCGTCGGGCGTGAGGACTACGACGCCACGGCGGGCACCTTCGTGCTGGTGCCGCCCGGTGCCCCGCACACGTTCGCCAATACGACCGGCCAACCTGCCGTCATGCTCAGCACGTTCACGCCGGACCTGTATGTGCGGTACTTCCGCGATCTCCAGGACATGATGGCCGGCGGCGAGGCCATGGACCACGAGGCGACCCTCCGGACGATGAGCCGATACGCCACCGAACCGGCCACGGACTTCTCCGCGAGCCCGGGCGGCGGGGTGTCGTGA
- a CDS encoding DoxX family protein has translation MSVAYWIVAGLFALFFLYSGGIKIVRSREGLRPVMAWVDTLAMPTVRLIGLAEVLGAAGLILPPLTGIAPWLALLAAIGFEVLQMGATVLHLRRHERDVALNLTLLATGAVTLWLASTW, from the coding sequence GTGAGCGTCGCCTACTGGATCGTGGCGGGCCTGTTCGCGCTGTTCTTCCTCTACTCGGGCGGGATCAAAATCGTCCGGAGCCGGGAAGGGCTTCGCCCGGTGATGGCCTGGGTGGACACCCTGGCGATGCCGACCGTACGACTCATCGGGCTGGCCGAAGTGCTCGGCGCGGCCGGCCTGATCCTGCCGCCCCTGACGGGGATCGCCCCTTGGCTCGCCCTCTTGGCGGCCATCGGGTTCGAGGTCCTTCAGATGGGCGCGACCGTCCTGCACCTGCGGCGTCACGAGCGCGACGTGGCCCTCAACCTCACACTGCTCGCCACCGGCGCGGTGACACTCTGGCTCGCCTCGACGTGGTGA
- a CDS encoding dienelactone hydrolase family protein, whose translation MPTTTLLIPTPDGEADAFAAFPDDGERHPGVLLYMDAFGLRPVLHEMARELAGHGYYVLVPNVFYRHGPTPVVDLPEYIGEDVRSGIIAQVMPMVRAHTGERALRDAEAYLTFLTARPEVEQGPVAAIGYCMGAPLAARTAAAHPGRVAAVAGFHPGALVTDAPDSPHRLIPGMTAQAHFGLSEQDMTPDAVIELNKALDAAGVDYTTETCPGTIHGFTMADTDAFDPAAYQRHWDRLLALLGRTLGKG comes from the coding sequence ATGCCCACCACCACCCTGCTGATCCCCACCCCGGACGGCGAGGCCGACGCCTTCGCCGCCTTCCCCGACGACGGCGAGCGCCACCCCGGCGTGCTGCTCTACATGGACGCGTTCGGACTGCGCCCCGTGCTGCACGAGATGGCACGCGAACTGGCCGGGCACGGGTACTACGTACTCGTCCCCAACGTCTTCTACCGGCACGGCCCGACCCCGGTGGTGGACCTCCCGGAGTACATCGGGGAAGACGTCCGCTCGGGGATCATCGCGCAGGTGATGCCCATGGTCAGGGCGCACACCGGCGAGCGTGCCCTCAGGGACGCGGAGGCCTACCTCACCTTCCTCACCGCGCGGCCCGAGGTCGAACAGGGACCGGTCGCCGCGATCGGCTACTGCATGGGCGCCCCGCTTGCGGCGCGCACGGCGGCGGCCCACCCGGGCCGGGTGGCCGCCGTGGCCGGCTTCCATCCCGGTGCCCTGGTCACCGACGCGCCCGACAGCCCGCACCGGCTCATCCCCGGCATGACCGCGCAGGCCCACTTCGGCCTGTCCGAGCAGGACATGACACCCGACGCCGTCATCGAGCTCAACAAGGCCCTGGACGCCGCAGGGGTCGACTACACGACCGAGACCTGTCCCGGTACGATCCACGGCTTCACCATGGCCGACACCGACGCGTTCGATCCCGCGGCGTACCAGCGCCACTGGGACCGTCTGCTCGCCCTGCTCGGCCGGACCCTCGGCAAGGGGTGA
- a CDS encoding NAD(P)H-binding protein, which translates to MFVITAPTSTIGREVVDTLLDLDVPLRLVVRDAARLAPHVRERVEAVEGSHGDPDVIDRACADADAVFWLAPGDPAAPSAHAAYVDFTKPACAAFVRHGVRRVVGVSALGRGTPMAAHAGPVTASLAMDDLIGASGVPYRAVTCPSFMHNLLRQVGALKEQGLFFLMADPDLKAPLVAARDIAATATRLLLDDSWRGAGEVACLGPEDLSPTEMARTLSDVLGKDIGYRQIPGAALKERLTGFGASAAMAQAMADMFDAKNQGLDGAEPRTARSATPTTFRQWCEEVLAPAVRS; encoded by the coding sequence ATGTTTGTCATCACCGCCCCCACCAGCACCATCGGCCGTGAGGTCGTCGACACCCTGCTCGACCTCGACGTACCCCTGCGGCTCGTCGTGCGCGACGCGGCACGACTCGCGCCGCACGTCCGTGAACGCGTCGAGGCCGTCGAGGGCTCGCACGGCGACCCCGATGTCATCGACCGGGCCTGCGCGGACGCCGACGCCGTGTTCTGGCTCGCGCCGGGCGACCCGGCCGCGCCGAGCGCGCACGCCGCGTACGTCGACTTCACCAAGCCCGCCTGCGCGGCCTTCGTACGCCACGGAGTGCGGCGCGTCGTGGGCGTCTCCGCGCTCGGCCGTGGCACGCCGATGGCCGCGCACGCGGGACCGGTGACCGCGTCCCTGGCGATGGACGACCTGATCGGCGCGTCGGGCGTCCCCTACCGGGCCGTCACGTGCCCCTCGTTCATGCACAACCTGCTCCGCCAGGTCGGGGCGCTCAAGGAGCAGGGCCTGTTCTTCCTCATGGCCGACCCGGACCTGAAGGCCCCGCTCGTCGCCGCGCGCGACATCGCGGCGACCGCCACCCGCCTGCTGCTCGACGACTCCTGGCGGGGCGCCGGCGAGGTGGCGTGCCTTGGCCCCGAGGACCTGTCGCCCACCGAGATGGCCCGCACCCTCTCCGACGTCCTCGGCAAGGACATCGGCTACCGGCAGATCCCCGGCGCGGCCCTCAAGGAACGCCTGACCGGCTTCGGCGCGAGCGCGGCCATGGCGCAGGCGATGGCCGACATGTTCGACGCCAAGAACCAGGGCCTGGACGGGGCCGAGCCGCGTACGGCGCGGTCCGCGACCCCGACCACGTTCCGCCAGTGGTGCGAGGAGGTGCTTGCGCCGGCCGTGCGGTCCTGA
- a CDS encoding YncE family protein gives MSQSPRAGREGDVLAVASQSGATVSFFDVASDRHLDTVEVTCSPHELCFDPTQRLLWCTTAYESGYYHANSGRRTELTVIDADTRRVVEVIDLAPEHGPHGLALDTARRRLYVSVEGSADRPGGVVVIDTGTRRPLGRIDTDAPGPHWFVTDPSGRTGYAANKEAPFVSVVDLERGVLTAKVEVPGSEGIAVSPDGAHVYVAAPYGGSFEPGAAERPPTGIRVIDARTHAVVATLPTEDIVLPVHMTSTGRLLVGEMRGAFDPASALGRHAPGSLTVFSAETHQRLGQLEVGLCPLTISSSPDGRIGYVACVASSTVDIVDLDTLRGIGRLDIAKRDEAGAHGLAYIPRPA, from the coding sequence ATGTCGCAGTCCCCGCGCGCCGGGCGTGAAGGCGACGTTCTGGCCGTGGCGAGCCAGAGCGGGGCGACGGTCTCGTTCTTCGACGTCGCCTCCGACCGGCACCTCGACACCGTCGAAGTCACCTGCTCACCCCACGAGTTGTGCTTCGACCCCACCCAGCGCCTGCTGTGGTGCACGACCGCGTACGAGTCGGGCTACTACCACGCCAACAGCGGCCGCCGCACCGAACTGACCGTCATCGACGCCGACACCCGCCGGGTCGTCGAGGTCATCGACCTCGCCCCCGAACACGGGCCCCACGGGCTGGCCCTTGACACCGCCCGCCGCCGCCTCTACGTCAGCGTGGAAGGCTCGGCCGACCGGCCCGGCGGCGTCGTGGTGATCGACACCGGGACCCGGCGCCCGCTCGGCCGTATCGACACGGACGCGCCGGGACCGCACTGGTTCGTCACCGATCCCTCCGGAAGGACCGGGTACGCCGCCAACAAGGAGGCGCCCTTCGTCTCGGTCGTCGACCTCGAACGAGGCGTCCTGACCGCGAAGGTCGAGGTGCCCGGGAGTGAGGGCATCGCCGTCTCCCCCGACGGGGCACACGTCTACGTCGCGGCTCCCTACGGCGGTTCCTTCGAGCCCGGCGCCGCCGAGCGCCCGCCCACCGGAATCCGCGTCATCGACGCCCGCACCCACGCGGTCGTGGCCACGCTGCCCACCGAGGACATCGTCCTGCCGGTGCACATGACGTCCACCGGCAGACTGCTCGTCGGTGAGATGCGCGGCGCGTTCGATCCGGCGTCCGCGCTCGGCCGCCACGCGCCGGGCAGTCTCACCGTGTTCTCGGCCGAGACCCACCAGAGGCTGGGCCAACTGGAGGTCGGGCTCTGCCCGTTGACCATCTCCTCCTCCCCGGACGGCCGCATCGGATATGTGGCCTGCGTCGCCTCCTCCACCGTCGACATCGTCGACCTGGACACGCTGCGCGGCATCGGCCGGCTCGACATCGCCAAGCGCGACGAGGCCGGCGCCCACGGGCTCGCGTACATCCCGCGCCCGGCGTGA
- a CDS encoding LysR family transcriptional regulator, with protein sequence MDLNLLRVLDALLQENSVTRAAERLGTSPAAVSRTLARLRRAVGDPLLVRAGQGMVPTPRALELRDEVRALLRGFDNVLRPGAGFDAVHLQRTFTLQATDLLLVGLAGPLTERVHAEAPHVDVVFLPESVEGGPALRQGWVDVELGSLGHLDPEIQTRALARMPLVGIARAGHPLFDRPIDARSFAAADHIGISRLGKRLGPIDSALGELGLRRRVAVVVPSHTGAMMLARETDLVALTLPDWLPDTTAALGLRTFPIPLDLSPLDLGMAWHPRNAGDPGHVWFREHVAASVLESARAGRV encoded by the coding sequence ATGGACCTCAATCTGCTCCGCGTCCTGGACGCGCTGCTCCAGGAGAACAGCGTGACGCGCGCGGCCGAACGCCTCGGCACCTCGCCCGCCGCCGTCAGCCGCACGCTGGCCAGGCTCCGCCGCGCGGTCGGTGATCCCCTCCTGGTGCGCGCGGGCCAGGGCATGGTCCCCACCCCGCGCGCCCTTGAACTGCGCGACGAGGTAAGGGCGTTGCTGCGCGGATTCGACAACGTCCTGAGACCGGGCGCCGGTTTCGACGCGGTGCACCTTCAGCGCACGTTCACACTCCAGGCCACGGATCTGCTTCTGGTGGGTCTCGCCGGCCCCCTGACCGAGCGCGTGCACGCCGAGGCGCCGCATGTGGACGTGGTCTTCCTGCCGGAGTCCGTCGAGGGCGGCCCCGCGCTGCGCCAGGGCTGGGTGGATGTCGAACTGGGCTCGCTCGGGCACCTGGACCCCGAGATCCAGACCCGGGCGCTCGCCCGGATGCCCCTGGTCGGTATCGCGCGGGCCGGGCATCCGCTCTTCGACCGGCCGATCGACGCCCGGAGTTTCGCCGCCGCCGACCACATCGGCATCTCGCGCCTCGGCAAGCGCCTGGGCCCCATCGACAGCGCGCTCGGTGAGCTCGGGCTGCGCCGCCGGGTCGCCGTCGTGGTGCCGAGCCACACCGGCGCGATGATGCTGGCCCGCGAGACGGACCTCGTCGCACTCACCCTGCCCGACTGGCTCCCGGACACCACGGCCGCCCTGGGCCTGCGCACCTTCCCCATCCCTCTCGACCTGAGCCCCCTCGACCTCGGCATGGCCTGGCACCCCCGCAACGCGGGCGACCCCGGTCATGTGTGGTTCCGCGAGCACGTGGCGGCCTCGGTACTGGAATCCGCACGCGCCGGACGCGTGTGA
- a CDS encoding polyprenyl synthetase, whose product MRQEPKGRGGLDGRAVLLAAGLADLAVTTVATALGTVRGLLRRSDAGELATEAEHDLMARGRLALARYSDVPPPHLEILAQHVLARKSLDAV is encoded by the coding sequence ATGAGGCAGGAACCTAAAGGGCGCGGCGGCCTCGACGGCCGGGCGGTGCTGCTGGCGGCGGGACTCGCCGATCTGGCGGTGACCACCGTGGCCACGGCGCTCGGCACCGTACGGGGGCTGCTGCGCCGCTCGGACGCGGGGGAACTGGCGACGGAGGCCGAACACGACCTGATGGCGCGCGGCCGCCTGGCGCTGGCCCGCTACAGCGACGTACCGCCGCCGCACCTGGAGATCCTGGCTCAGCACGTCCTGGCCCGAAAGAGCCTCGATGCCGTCTGA
- a CDS encoding polyprenyl synthetase family protein, translating to MPSDRWEPTAFKSRVDEVLRGFVAEEADRFAAIDPLLAPVAEQLESSLADGKRLRAAFCYWGWRAVGQPDDGALVRAAASMELVHAAAVVHDDLIDDSSLRHGRATAHVALLDAVRPGPGGTGAARSLAMLVGDLLMALAGQLFAASGLPSAYLARARPLWWVMARELIAGECLEILRTGADPDTAASLKVIRYKTAKYTVEQPLLIGGLLAGAGARLREGYRAYGLPLGEAFQLRDDLLGLFGDPEHTGKANADDVRGHRPTALLAETWRLADGEDRKTLRALLGRGDLDGEAMDTVRATMRRVGAPDRVEKMIAARVEEALGVLHDLDVPPRAAAALTALAHSAAVRAS from the coding sequence ATGCCGTCTGACCGGTGGGAGCCGACCGCGTTCAAGTCCCGTGTGGATGAGGTGCTGAGGGGGTTCGTCGCCGAGGAGGCCGACCGGTTCGCGGCGATCGATCCCCTGCTCGCACCGGTGGCCGAACAGCTGGAGTCCTCGCTGGCGGACGGCAAGAGGCTGCGGGCGGCGTTCTGTTACTGGGGCTGGCGCGCGGTGGGCCAGCCCGACGACGGGGCGCTGGTACGGGCCGCGGCCTCCATGGAGCTGGTGCACGCCGCCGCCGTCGTCCACGACGACCTCATCGACGACAGCTCCTTGCGCCACGGCCGTGCCACCGCGCACGTCGCCCTGCTCGACGCCGTACGGCCCGGGCCCGGCGGCACCGGCGCGGCCAGGTCGCTCGCGATGCTGGTGGGTGATCTGCTGATGGCGCTGGCCGGGCAGCTGTTCGCCGCCAGCGGTCTGCCGTCCGCGTATCTGGCCCGGGCGCGCCCCCTGTGGTGGGTGATGGCGCGTGAACTGATCGCGGGTGAGTGCCTGGAGATCCTGCGCACGGGAGCCGACCCCGACACCGCCGCATCGCTGAAGGTGATCCGCTACAAGACCGCCAAGTACACCGTGGAACAACCCTTGTTGATCGGTGGCCTCCTGGCCGGGGCGGGGGCCCGGCTGCGCGAGGGCTATCGCGCGTACGGGCTGCCGCTCGGCGAGGCCTTCCAGTTGCGGGACGATCTGCTCGGCCTGTTCGGCGATCCGGAGCACACAGGGAAGGCCAACGCCGACGACGTACGAGGACACCGCCCCACCGCGCTGCTCGCGGAGACCTGGCGGCTCGCGGACGGCGAGGACCGAAAGACGCTCCGCGCGCTGCTGGGCCGTGGCGACCTGGACGGCGAGGCCATGGACACGGTCCGCGCGACGATGCGCCGTGTCGGAGCCCCCGACCGCGTCGAGAAGATGATCGCCGCCCGGGTCGAGGAGGCCCTGGGCGTCCTGCACGACTTGGACGTTCCGCCGCGCGCCGCCGCCGCGCTGACGGCGCTCGCGCATTCGGCGGCGGTCCGCGCGTCCTGA
- a CDS encoding oxygenase MpaB family protein, which yields MNHTEASLDALRLTGDELADATVAELFERGEVGTFNTLMRYVSTAGAPLPDGLPAVAREYLQATSLPPAWVDWGEMEKARLFFIDNNVHISTALSFASMPACYVVPNVAKLLSTTHSLKYPSKRMAETGQFTVYLMQPDAFEAGSRFIPAAQKVRLLHASIRHHLKREDRWDTEALGTPICQEDLVGGQMFFSLLVLDSLHRLGIHMSTEGAEAYYYAWRVVGAMLGIDQEAVPKTLDEARQFLDLYMVRHMGPSDEGAELTRQLIDLYEEIVPGTFFDPIVSALIRYLVGDTCADWLQVPRTPWDTVVKAVPHLLGVLETIEDRSPLGAWALDRLGHLTAVFELSSLTRGRVMHYAIPEQLKKDFGLSNTVPRTRRWTPPPATVR from the coding sequence ATGAACCACACCGAGGCGTCGCTGGACGCCCTGAGGCTGACCGGTGACGAACTCGCCGACGCCACCGTCGCCGAACTCTTCGAGCGGGGGGAGGTCGGCACGTTCAACACCCTGATGCGGTACGTCTCCACGGCCGGCGCCCCGCTGCCCGACGGTCTGCCCGCCGTCGCCCGCGAGTACCTTCAGGCCACGAGTCTGCCGCCCGCGTGGGTGGACTGGGGTGAGATGGAGAAGGCCCGGCTGTTCTTCATCGACAACAACGTGCACATCTCCACCGCGCTGTCCTTCGCCTCCATGCCCGCCTGTTACGTCGTGCCGAACGTGGCGAAGCTGTTGTCGACCACCCACAGCCTGAAGTACCCGTCCAAGAGGATGGCGGAGACGGGGCAGTTCACCGTCTATCTGATGCAGCCCGACGCGTTCGAGGCGGGCAGCCGTTTCATCCCGGCGGCCCAGAAGGTGCGTCTGCTGCACGCTTCGATCCGCCACCACCTCAAGCGTGAGGACCGGTGGGACACGGAGGCGCTGGGCACGCCGATCTGCCAGGAGGACCTGGTCGGCGGGCAGATGTTCTTCTCGCTCCTCGTCCTCGACAGCCTGCACCGGCTCGGCATCCACATGTCCACGGAGGGCGCGGAGGCCTACTACTACGCGTGGCGCGTGGTGGGCGCCATGCTCGGCATCGACCAGGAGGCCGTGCCCAAGACGCTCGACGAGGCACGCCAATTCCTCGACCTGTACATGGTCCGGCACATGGGCCCCTCCGACGAGGGCGCGGAACTGACCCGGCAACTCATCGACCTCTACGAGGAGATCGTGCCGGGCACCTTCTTCGACCCGATCGTCTCCGCCCTCATCCGCTACCTGGTCGGAGACACCTGTGCCGACTGGCTCCAGGTGCCCCGCACACCGTGGGACACCGTCGTCAAGGCCGTCCCGCACCTCCTCGGCGTGCTGGAGACCATCGAGGACCGTTCACCGCTCGGCGCGTGGGCGCTGGACCGGCTCGGCCACCTCACCGCCGTGTTCGAGCTGTCCTCGCTGACCCGGGGACGTGTGATGCACTACGCCATCCCGGAACAGCTGAAGAAGGACTTCGGCCTCTCCAACACGGTCCCCCGCACCCGCCGCTGGACCCCGCCGCCCGCCACGGTCCGCTGA
- a CDS encoding alpha/beta hydrolase, with protein sequence MRKVLALLSAAAAVMALTSTSAGATPGTGGREDTGQGKLVWSSCADPTAPTLQCALLDVPVDYADPHGRKIKIKVNRLPATAPKSKQQGPILLNPGGPGDSGLWMPAYIAGQIPKDVASAYDWIGFDPRGTNASEPHVTCDAHYFDGPRPDYRVSQGTSKAWLAKAAGYAADCAADWAWFLPHMTTVDNARDMDSIRRALGAPKINFYGGSWGTSLGSTYGQLFPSHVRRMVLDSIVGPTISWYDHNVLQDKEHQRRFDAFAAWTAKADSVYHLGTDAAAVEKAYQQVEAGLRTSPVDAAPAPGKIGPAEFEDTFYGGGYNFLRWPRMATVLSAYLTHHDIQPLTEAYNRYAAPGGDDGTFPAYNAAQCTENAWPRDWDFWQKDQAKVNASAPFYTYNNMWYNAACMFWPHEGDPAGRMKITGKGLPPVLLFQATEDAATPYQGGLAMRDALPGSKLVVQNGGSFHEILFHGNACLDDTFADYLRDGTLPKGNGRIAKTCAPEPDPAPSYVPSTPSLKAKTAIKPLSPTDPEAIHGALR encoded by the coding sequence ATGAGAAAAGTCTTGGCTCTGCTTTCGGCGGCCGCTGCCGTCATGGCGCTCACGAGTACGTCCGCCGGCGCCACGCCCGGCACCGGCGGGCGCGAGGACACCGGGCAGGGGAAGCTCGTCTGGAGCTCCTGCGCCGACCCCACCGCCCCCACGCTCCAATGCGCCCTGCTCGACGTGCCGGTGGACTACGCCGACCCGCACGGCCGCAAGATCAAGATCAAGGTGAACCGGCTCCCCGCCACCGCGCCCAAGAGCAAGCAGCAGGGGCCGATCCTGCTCAACCCCGGGGGCCCCGGGGACTCCGGCCTCTGGATGCCCGCCTACATCGCCGGGCAGATCCCCAAGGACGTCGCCTCGGCCTACGACTGGATCGGCTTCGACCCACGCGGCACCAACGCCAGCGAACCCCATGTCACCTGCGACGCCCACTACTTCGACGGCCCCCGCCCCGACTACCGGGTGAGCCAGGGCACTTCGAAGGCGTGGCTGGCGAAGGCCGCCGGATACGCGGCCGACTGCGCAGCCGACTGGGCCTGGTTCCTGCCGCACATGACCACCGTCGACAACGCCCGCGACATGGACAGCATCCGCCGGGCCCTGGGCGCACCGAAAATCAACTTCTACGGCGGCTCCTGGGGCACCTCGCTGGGCTCGACCTATGGCCAGCTCTTCCCCTCGCACGTGCGGCGCATGGTCCTGGACAGCATCGTGGGCCCCACCATCAGCTGGTACGACCACAACGTCCTCCAGGACAAGGAGCACCAGCGCCGCTTCGACGCGTTCGCGGCCTGGACCGCCAAGGCCGACTCCGTCTACCACCTCGGTACGGACGCCGCCGCCGTCGAGAAGGCGTACCAGCAGGTCGAGGCGGGCCTGCGGACCTCGCCGGTCGACGCCGCGCCGGCGCCGGGCAAGATCGGTCCCGCCGAGTTCGAGGACACCTTCTACGGGGGCGGCTACAACTTCCTGCGCTGGCCCCGCATGGCCACCGTGCTCTCGGCCTACCTCACCCATCACGACATCCAGCCCCTGACCGAGGCCTACAACCGCTACGCGGCGCCCGGCGGCGACGACGGCACGTTCCCCGCGTACAACGCGGCGCAGTGCACCGAGAACGCCTGGCCGCGCGACTGGGACTTCTGGCAGAAGGACCAGGCCAAGGTCAACGCCTCGGCGCCCTTCTACACCTACAACAACATGTGGTACAACGCCGCGTGCATGTTCTGGCCGCACGAGGGCGACCCGGCGGGCCGCATGAAGATCACCGGCAAGGGCCTGCCGCCCGTCCTGCTCTTCCAGGCCACGGAGGACGCCGCCACCCCGTACCAGGGCGGCCTCGCGATGCGTGACGCGCTGCCCGGATCCAAGCTGGTCGTCCAGAACGGCGGCAGCTTCCACGAGATCCTGTTCCACGGCAACGCCTGTCTGGACGACACGTTCGCGGACTACCTCCGCGACGGCACCCTCCCCAAGGGCAACGGCCGCATCGCGAAGACCTGCGCGCCCGAGCCCGACCCGGCCCCCTCCTATGTGCCGTCGACCCCGTCCCTGAAGGCGAAGACTGCCATCAAGCCCCTATCACCCACCGACCCGGAGGCCATCCACGGCGCCCTGCGCTGA